The window GGCCCGACGGCAAAGAATTCGAGCTTGGCGGCGCCGCACAGATGATCTTTTCCGATCTCGGCACGATCAGCGTCGAAAAGAGCAGGGGTTTTAGCGCCTATCGCTGGATTCGCGACGAGCTTGTCCGCATGGGCGTGCCGCCGGCGGAGATCGCCTTCATGCAGGACTTCAAGCGCAGCGAGGCAAAGCAGAGGCTCTTTGGGGATGTTCGCTCCGGCAGAGTGCGCGTCCTGCTTGGTTCATCGGACACGATGGGCACTGGCGTCAACGCTCAATTGAGGCTGAAGGCGCTCCACCATCTCGACGTCCCGTGGCTGCCGTCGCAGATCGAACAGCGCGAGGGCCGGATCGTTCGCCAGGGCAACCAGCACGACGAGATCGACATCTACGCCTACGCGACCAAGGGCAGCCTTGATGCGACCATGTGGCAGAACAACGAGCGCAAGGCCCGCTTCATTGCCGCCGCATTGTCCGGCGACACCTCGATCCGCAGGCTGGAAGATCTCGGCGAAGGACAGGCCAACCAGTTCGCCATGGCCAAGGCGATTGCCTCGGGCGACGAGCGGCTGATGCAGAAAGCAGGGTTCGAGGCGGATATCGCCCGCCTCGAGCGCCTGCGCGCCGCCCATGACGACGATCAATATGCCGTTCGCCGGCAGGTCCGCGACGCCGAGCGCGACATTGAGGTCTCGACACGGCGGATCGACGAAATCGGCGAGGATATCGGCCGCCTCCTTCCGACCGCCGGCGATGCCTTCGCGATGACCGTCATGGCCGACGACTATCAGGAGCGCAAGGACGCAGGCCGTACCTTGATGAAGGAGATCCTGACCCTCGTCCAGCTGCAGCAGGAAGGGGACATTGTCATTGCCTCCATCGGTGGTTTCGATCTCGAATATACCGGCGAGCGCTTCGGCAAGGGTGGCTATCGCTACACCACGATGCTGATGCGCACCGGCGCTGACTATGAGATCGATCTTGCCGTCACGGTGACGCCGCTTGGCGCGATCTCACGCCTCGAACATGCGCTGGACGGCTTCGAGGAGGAACGGGAACGCTATCGCCAACGTCTGGCCGACGCCCATCGCAGGGTCGCATCCTACCGGTCGCGCGAGGGAGCCGAGTTCGCGTTTGCGAGCGAGCTTACCGAGAAGCAGCGCCAACTCGCCGATGTCGAAATGGCGCTCGCCGCTGATATCGAGGGCATGGATGTCGCCAAAGTGATTGCCGCTTAGACGGCGCTTTGGCGCAGGTCGTTGATCAGCTCGGGATGCCGATCGAGCAGGCGTATCAACTGGCTGGTCGGGCCGCTCGGTTCGACCAGTCCACGCTCATACTTGTCGAAGGCGTTTTCCCCAACCTTCAGCAAGCCGCCGGCCTCCCTCTGGGACAGCTTCAGCTTTTGACGCACCCTTTTGATGGTGGCTGGAGAGGGGATGCCTTCCGCTTCCTCCTTCAAGGCGCGCAAAGCCATGTCGGTGACGGCCATGTCGTCACCGACATGAACCCCTTCGTCCCCATGCTCCGGATAATAACCCGGAAGCTCGACAGTGATGCTCTTGCCCTTGTAGCTGACAACGAATGGTCGCATCCCGCGGCGTAGCGTCTCCCCCGTTTCCGGGGAAATCATCGTCTCGGGCAGGTCTTTGCTCAATACTGCCATGGTCATTTCTCCTTGAACGACATCACCGTGAACTCGGTCACGACGTCCGCCTGGAACTTCACGTAAAGCACCATTCCCCTTGCGGGGACGTGATAGACGTCCTGCCAGACCCGATGATCGGCGAAGGTCGTCATCGACTTGTAGAACATTCGCCTATCGATCCCCTGGATCGTCTCGGTGACACCGTTCCTGTCGAAGCCCAGCGCCATCGCGTCTCGGAGAGCCGACGACG of the Rhizobium leguminosarum genome contains:
- a CDS encoding type II toxin-antitoxin system MqsA family antitoxin encodes the protein MAVLSKDLPETMISPETGETLRRGMRPFVVSYKGKSITVELPGYYPEHGDEGVHVGDDMAVTDMALRALKEEAEGIPSPATIKRVRQKLKLSQREAGGLLKVGENAFDKYERGLVEPSGPTSQLIRLLDRHPELINDLRQSAV
- a CDS encoding type II toxin-antitoxin system MqsR family toxin, with the protein product MEKKRPTYDLEAIKTALGSVETLAMTSSALRDAMALGFDRNGVTETIQGIDRRMFYKSMTTFADHRVWQDVYHVPARGMVLYVKFQADVVTEFTVMSFKEK